One region of Anaeromyxobacter paludicola genomic DNA includes:
- a CDS encoding cytochrome c3 family protein, producing MVRRPPIRPATGRRDERAPLTRTALAAALALALLPSLALGAASNGTIVYGPGSAASAPAARPYTVSNNLLGAAVTLPSGAAGQTFFVEKASPMNIGELLAGYVTTAGELYVLRYDGTTWTSQWSAIVGGDGVNGRRFDIAYERSSGRGLVVYSGNASNAALRYRVWDPAAKTWSAEQTFSSARLAGQANWVKLASGPSNQIAVGVVDASSYPTAFVWSGSGWGNEPGYALSSNPVYYKTTIGDCDAFDLAWSTNSGDLMVAWGAANVLRYNRFSSGSWLGSTASITPASGFGTYLEGHQVVLAADPRSDRLGLTYTGVGLAANLGALIWSGTAWSSHVFFGNYNTFASDGPHLREFSPVWLTSTTGYPALVVPFADATATTGSISYGVAYPNSTGTDWTSAYGAVTVTWPWATGTAQKVWFQAVPDLGYPSQGLVAFADSKGSLWAKKVNVAGGGAGARPTVDFNSAEGGSALTTTLASTTTQSFAFDYVTPRTILGDNSGSEATTNASGCPGKPATIDLFTLSTTGGTDQVTGMYVTLTSGREAVQSLSVGDSYGDSCGSAVETPAGSGVYYLTCTNAYLYSYFTVTSTPTLFGLSVTPKSSAQLPAGPTSFTIAGRVSRVVAGNPIAGADSGNGSVVVLHATPPAPVWVGTSAQPGQALLNWSNSGSGYANTVILRSTSASPITTGSLTDGTAYAVGSTLGTPADTIVYSGNGTSFTDNSGNAGGTYYYRAFNADACNDYSPGATTAAALLVPQVPNPTTPVSLVATANSCRSVTVTASFTGDGNGNGTASFYRDGNPTAVTCLPATRTPPVGSTVGGNNGTWTCVDAVPSASASYVYTAKLQDADNGAGWTGGLTAAPVVETPCSGSSNGLVAFSPGATSTTPSGARYAGQGTSNAFGAPAPLPAGAANQTFVVVKASPTSGEYLAGYVTTAGVLYVLRYDGTRWTSEWSAAVGGDGVNGRRFDIAYEKLSGRAVVVYSGNSASSYALRYRLWNPTTGHWGTEQAFGTAQLYGTILWVKAASRGQSNQVAVGVSDTNGMLTALLWDGTSWGNEPSYLLNYAAKENRTPPLLSSVVTGDLDAFDLTFTGLSGDLILAWTGTDLAGYGNLYSNRFQAASQSWLPGTEDWYGMRSGYNTSSGALWQVVVAADPTSDRAAVAVHRHAGTGWSGSTLELRVWTGSTWLPYYLQNGNPIQCTWALTSSLGTVSPHQRPFTAFWLNATGDSEVVVPYSASSAVGQVNYARLPYSAVTSFTPTTACPTAPAVSAASVTWPQGSSDSKVWFQGVVDPGSPDRALVLFSDTQNDLWAKRVVLSPGVTPSFTWSDAEGTPPLTRSLASITSQNFAFDYDHPPVTVLGDNNGLEAVTGAPACAGTATGSALYDLDHFTLATSANSWPSGTDKVTKVTARVSTGNAAVGTLYVTSDTGAVLGSLGYQASGAYAIPVSIPVTTTPAQYRLQVKPALAAALPAGATYPIAASVVNIAAGNPSGGADPSSGSVLVDRVPPAPPAWGTGTASPGQVALAWTNPTTDFASAVVLRSASGRPLATSALVDGSGYAAGQAVGTDAVAYAGSGTGATDLSGAGTFLYRAFAADACNNYSAGATLAAPASPPAIPGPTAVAGLVASASSCTAVTLTASFTGDGDGDNTASFTRDGVPVACASLTRKAVGASGTWTCTDSVPSADATYAYAVQLSDPDGFSGTNPATATLVQAACPASGGTLALGLHPQGASPEVIANPGQTNVLAGRFSLTASAAGAGGSVSLAQLAIASAGTALPSDVAALGVYADVGSTAGAWDAGDQLVGTATFSRSSNTWICSGFDVPLGTTSYLVTVTPAYGATPGHILALSLSSASLVAAPGISVVGSQAVTGGTVTLAGVPVGRRPGDATPGSQKPMVLILNPSSGATVSLDAGTPSRGVRFQVQVHDPSRTAIGSVLLSHDGGSTFPDALALNPSYDVVTNPSGPPYYAHVYQADLTTIPPGTWTLQAMATTTGGGAGYSAPVTVTIGPKGTGDGNLLVRNDSSQLCIDCHALQGHTSQSVSAASGVSKYGSWATSCRDCHAPHQTRNAQLLSESVVPPAYSTYQTSRPVRFWDRATGDSGSANAMSFVSSAPPAGGALGPCQACHTRTGGAVARWRNSGNADAHFTGASTQPCTSCHSHATGFGGLESRGGQGCATCHTSKFWNMQAQGAPDPATPHLTRHTLGSIAGTNDSPANPSLAWTSPLSANPPASRSCVGMCHGDHVHNDPGAWPASSHAGNLYADGTTQASRALTRDGSLGSTTYGFATSGAVTSTDFTSGQYGKGCLACHSSPVDGGHPAVSGAAYDASAHNVTVTPAGLPWEYALHDGARFTRNCTKCHAGTQAEGQVTSYRGAVQGVHYSDNPSLLAGAVRPAGNAASNVCYNCHGNGVVGVNNSNRDIASELAKTGSSHPVNADAVHDTAAEAALTWGNALGWNSAASRHAGCLDCHDPHAAKQTLSDTRTLASPTNGNVAGPALAGATGARLTYTQSWTAPTAASFVAVSSLTPGVDLEATLCFKCHSSFYWGNDPSKIPVSPSGGFPETDVAKEFSPANASFHPVLAKAPDPTNNILKPWTTTSLMRCTDCHNSETSTDPDGPHGSGARFLLKGPNTDWNSNILMDDARSNTGRYKIFCANCHDVVTFINSKSWAHVQDRWGHQNVKCFTCHAAIPHGGYRPGLLVAAGGSSSGPATSFDAAPYFQGGGLSWTPAGSVTGLYIQSVPSAGSPWTDCNCECYTSGQSLYIHPVTCP from the coding sequence ATGGTCCGCCGCCCGCCCATCCGGCCCGCCACCGGCCGCCGCGACGAACGCGCTCCGCTCACGCGCACCGCCCTCGCGGCGGCGCTCGCGCTGGCGCTGCTCCCCTCCCTCGCCCTGGGGGCCGCCTCGAACGGCACGATCGTCTACGGCCCCGGCAGCGCCGCCTCGGCGCCAGCGGCCAGGCCGTACACCGTCTCGAACAACCTCCTCGGCGCGGCGGTCACGCTCCCGTCCGGCGCCGCCGGGCAGACCTTCTTCGTGGAGAAGGCCTCGCCGATGAACATCGGAGAGCTCCTGGCCGGCTACGTGACCACCGCCGGGGAGCTCTACGTCCTGCGTTACGACGGCACGACCTGGACCAGCCAGTGGAGCGCCATCGTGGGCGGCGACGGCGTGAACGGCCGCCGCTTCGACATCGCCTACGAGCGGAGCAGCGGCCGGGGCCTGGTGGTCTACTCCGGGAACGCCTCGAACGCGGCCTTGCGGTACAGGGTGTGGGACCCGGCGGCGAAGACCTGGAGCGCGGAGCAGACCTTCTCCTCCGCCCGGCTCGCCGGCCAGGCCAACTGGGTCAAGCTCGCCTCCGGCCCCTCGAACCAGATCGCGGTGGGGGTGGTGGACGCCAGCTCGTACCCGACCGCGTTCGTCTGGAGCGGCTCGGGCTGGGGGAACGAGCCCGGTTACGCGCTCTCGTCGAACCCCGTCTACTACAAGACCACCATCGGCGACTGCGACGCCTTCGACCTCGCCTGGTCCACCAACTCCGGCGACCTGATGGTCGCCTGGGGCGCCGCCAACGTCCTGCGGTACAACCGGTTCTCGTCCGGGAGCTGGCTCGGGAGCACCGCCAGCATCACGCCCGCATCCGGCTTTGGGACGTACCTGGAAGGCCACCAGGTGGTCCTGGCCGCCGATCCGCGGAGCGACCGGCTCGGCCTCACCTACACCGGGGTCGGGCTGGCCGCGAACCTGGGAGCGCTGATCTGGAGCGGGACCGCCTGGTCGTCGCACGTGTTCTTCGGAAACTACAACACCTTCGCGAGCGACGGTCCGCACCTCCGCGAGTTCTCCCCGGTCTGGCTCACCTCCACCACCGGTTATCCCGCCCTCGTCGTGCCGTTCGCCGACGCGACGGCCACGACCGGCTCCATCTCGTACGGCGTCGCCTACCCGAACTCCACCGGGACCGACTGGACGAGCGCCTACGGCGCGGTCACCGTCACCTGGCCCTGGGCCACCGGCACCGCGCAGAAGGTCTGGTTCCAGGCCGTCCCCGACCTCGGCTACCCTTCGCAGGGCCTGGTGGCCTTCGCCGACAGCAAGGGCTCGCTCTGGGCGAAGAAGGTGAACGTCGCCGGCGGCGGCGCGGGCGCCAGGCCGACCGTGGACTTCAACAGCGCGGAAGGGGGCAGCGCGCTCACGACCACGCTCGCCAGCACCACCACCCAGAGCTTCGCCTTCGACTACGTCACGCCCCGGACCATCCTCGGGGACAACTCCGGCAGCGAGGCGACGACCAACGCCAGCGGCTGCCCGGGCAAGCCGGCCACGATCGACCTCTTCACCCTCTCCACCACCGGCGGGACCGACCAGGTGACCGGCATGTACGTCACCCTGACCTCGGGCCGGGAGGCGGTGCAGTCCTTGTCGGTGGGAGATTCCTACGGTGACTCCTGCGGGAGCGCGGTCGAGACGCCGGCGGGCTCGGGCGTCTACTACCTGACCTGTACGAACGCCTACCTCTACAGCTACTTCACCGTCACCAGCACGCCCACGCTGTTCGGCCTGTCGGTCACGCCCAAGAGCTCCGCGCAGCTGCCCGCCGGGCCCACGTCCTTCACCATTGCCGGGCGCGTCAGCAGGGTCGTCGCCGGCAACCCGATCGCCGGCGCCGACTCGGGCAACGGGAGCGTGGTCGTGCTGCACGCGACGCCGCCGGCGCCGGTCTGGGTCGGTACCTCCGCGCAACCGGGACAGGCGCTCCTCAACTGGAGCAACTCCGGCTCCGGCTACGCCAACACCGTCATCCTGCGGAGCACCTCGGCCTCCCCCATCACCACCGGCTCCCTCACCGACGGGACCGCCTACGCGGTGGGGTCCACCCTGGGCACCCCCGCCGACACGATCGTCTACAGCGGCAACGGGACCAGCTTCACCGACAACAGCGGGAACGCCGGCGGCACCTATTATTACCGGGCCTTCAACGCCGACGCCTGCAACGACTACTCGCCGGGCGCGACCACCGCCGCCGCCCTCTTGGTCCCGCAGGTCCCGAACCCGACCACGCCGGTGAGCCTCGTGGCGACCGCCAACTCCTGCCGCAGCGTGACCGTGACGGCCAGCTTCACCGGCGACGGCAACGGCAACGGCACCGCCAGCTTCTATCGCGACGGCAACCCCACGGCCGTCACCTGCCTGCCGGCCACGCGCACCCCGCCGGTCGGCAGCACCGTGGGCGGGAACAACGGCACCTGGACCTGCGTGGACGCGGTGCCCTCGGCCAGCGCGAGCTACGTCTACACGGCCAAGCTGCAGGACGCGGACAACGGCGCGGGCTGGACCGGCGGCCTCACCGCCGCTCCGGTCGTCGAGACCCCCTGCTCCGGCTCCTCGAACGGCCTCGTCGCCTTCAGCCCGGGAGCGACCAGCACCACCCCCAGCGGCGCACGCTACGCGGGCCAGGGCACGAGCAACGCCTTCGGCGCCCCCGCGCCGCTCCCCGCCGGCGCGGCGAACCAGACCTTCGTGGTCGTGAAGGCCTCGCCCACCAGCGGCGAGTACCTCGCCGGCTACGTGACCACCGCCGGGGTGCTCTACGTGCTCCGCTACGACGGCACCCGCTGGACGAGCGAGTGGAGCGCCGCGGTGGGAGGCGACGGGGTGAACGGCCGCCGCTTCGACATCGCCTACGAGAAGCTGAGCGGCCGCGCGGTGGTCGTCTACTCCGGCAACAGCGCTTCCTCGTACGCGCTGCGCTACCGGCTCTGGAACCCCACCACCGGCCACTGGGGCACCGAGCAGGCCTTCGGGACCGCGCAGCTCTACGGGACCATCCTGTGGGTCAAGGCCGCGTCCCGGGGCCAGAGCAACCAGGTCGCGGTGGGGGTCTCCGACACCAACGGCATGCTGACGGCGCTGCTCTGGGACGGCACCTCCTGGGGCAACGAGCCGAGCTACCTGCTCAACTACGCGGCGAAGGAGAACCGGACCCCGCCGCTGCTGTCCTCCGTGGTGACGGGCGACCTCGACGCCTTCGACCTCACCTTCACGGGACTCTCGGGCGATCTGATCCTCGCCTGGACGGGCACCGACCTGGCCGGCTACGGCAACCTCTACTCCAACCGGTTCCAGGCCGCCTCCCAGAGCTGGCTCCCGGGCACCGAGGACTGGTACGGAATGCGCTCCGGATACAACACTTCCTCCGGCGCCCTCTGGCAGGTGGTCGTTGCCGCCGATCCCACCAGCGACCGCGCCGCCGTGGCCGTGCACCGGCACGCGGGCACCGGCTGGAGCGGCTCCACGCTGGAGCTGCGCGTCTGGACCGGCAGCACCTGGCTCCCGTACTACCTGCAGAACGGCAACCCCATCCAGTGCACCTGGGCGCTCACCAGCAGCCTCGGCACCGTCTCCCCGCACCAGCGGCCGTTCACCGCCTTCTGGCTGAACGCCACCGGCGACTCCGAGGTGGTGGTGCCGTACTCGGCCTCGAGCGCGGTGGGGCAGGTCAACTACGCCCGCCTCCCTTACTCGGCGGTGACCTCGTTCACGCCCACGACGGCCTGCCCCACCGCCCCGGCGGTCTCTGCCGCCAGCGTGACCTGGCCGCAGGGCAGCTCCGACAGCAAGGTCTGGTTCCAGGGCGTGGTCGATCCCGGCAGCCCCGACCGCGCCCTGGTGCTCTTCAGCGACACCCAGAACGACCTGTGGGCGAAGCGGGTGGTCCTCTCTCCCGGCGTCACCCCGAGCTTCACCTGGTCCGACGCCGAGGGCACTCCCCCGCTCACCCGATCGCTGGCGAGCATCACCAGCCAGAACTTCGCCTTCGACTACGACCACCCGCCGGTGACGGTGCTGGGAGACAACAACGGGCTGGAGGCGGTCACCGGCGCGCCGGCCTGCGCCGGCACGGCGACCGGCTCGGCGCTCTACGACCTCGACCACTTCACCCTCGCCACCTCCGCGAACTCCTGGCCGAGCGGCACCGACAAGGTGACGAAGGTGACGGCCCGGGTCTCGACCGGCAACGCGGCCGTGGGGACGCTCTACGTGACGAGCGACACCGGCGCGGTGCTCGGCAGCCTCGGGTACCAGGCCTCGGGCGCCTACGCGATCCCGGTGAGCATCCCGGTCACTACCACGCCCGCCCAGTACCGGCTGCAGGTGAAGCCGGCGCTCGCGGCGGCGTTGCCGGCGGGCGCGACCTACCCCATCGCCGCGAGCGTGGTGAACATCGCCGCCGGCAACCCGTCGGGCGGGGCCGACCCGAGCAGCGGCAGCGTCCTCGTGGACCGCGTCCCGCCGGCGCCGCCGGCCTGGGGCACGGGCACCGCCTCCCCGGGCCAGGTCGCCCTGGCCTGGACCAACCCCACCACCGACTTCGCCAGCGCCGTGGTCCTCCGGAGCGCCTCCGGACGGCCGCTCGCCACGAGCGCCCTCGTCGACGGGAGCGGGTACGCCGCGGGCCAGGCGGTGGGGACGGACGCCGTGGCGTACGCGGGCAGCGGCACCGGCGCCACCGACCTCAGCGGCGCCGGGACCTTCCTCTATCGCGCCTTCGCCGCCGACGCCTGCAACAACTACTCGGCGGGCGCCACCCTCGCAGCGCCGGCGAGCCCGCCCGCCATCCCCGGCCCGACCGCGGTGGCGGGCCTCGTCGCCAGCGCCTCCTCGTGCACCGCGGTGACGCTGACGGCGAGCTTCACCGGCGACGGCGACGGGGACAACACGGCCAGCTTCACCCGGGACGGCGTCCCCGTCGCCTGCGCCTCGCTCACGCGCAAGGCGGTGGGCGCGAGCGGCACCTGGACCTGCACCGACTCGGTCCCGTCGGCCGACGCCACCTACGCCTACGCGGTCCAGCTCAGCGACCCCGACGGCTTCTCGGGCACCAACCCGGCCACCGCCACCCTGGTGCAGGCCGCCTGTCCGGCGAGCGGCGGGACCCTGGCGCTCGGGCTCCACCCGCAGGGCGCGTCGCCCGAGGTCATCGCCAACCCCGGCCAGACCAACGTGCTCGCCGGGCGCTTCTCGCTCACGGCCAGCGCGGCCGGCGCGGGCGGGTCGGTGTCGCTGGCGCAGCTCGCCATCGCCAGCGCCGGGACGGCGCTGCCGTCCGACGTGGCGGCGCTCGGCGTCTACGCCGACGTGGGCAGCACCGCCGGCGCCTGGGACGCGGGGGACCAGCTCGTCGGCACCGCCACGTTCAGCCGCTCGAGCAACACCTGGATCTGCTCGGGCTTCGACGTCCCCCTCGGCACCACGAGCTACCTCGTCACCGTCACTCCGGCGTACGGCGCCACCCCCGGGCACATCCTGGCGCTCTCGCTCTCCAGCGCCAGCCTCGTCGCGGCGCCCGGGATCTCGGTGGTCGGGAGTCAGGCCGTCACCGGCGGCACGGTGACCCTCGCCGGCGTGCCGGTGGGCCGGCGGCCCGGGGACGCCACCCCGGGCAGCCAGAAGCCGATGGTGCTCATCCTCAACCCGTCCAGCGGCGCCACGGTCAGCCTCGACGCCGGCACGCCGAGCCGGGGCGTGCGCTTCCAGGTCCAGGTCCACGACCCGAGCCGCACCGCCATCGGGAGCGTGCTCCTGTCGCACGATGGCGGGAGCACCTTCCCGGACGCGCTCGCGCTCAACCCCAGCTACGACGTGGTGACCAACCCGAGCGGCCCTCCGTATTACGCCCACGTCTACCAGGCCGATCTCACCACCATTCCCCCGGGCACCTGGACGCTTCAGGCGATGGCCACGACGACCGGCGGGGGGGCCGGGTACTCGGCGCCGGTCACCGTGACCATCGGTCCGAAGGGGACCGGTGACGGCAACCTCCTCGTCCGCAACGACTCGAGCCAGCTCTGCATCGACTGCCACGCCCTGCAGGGACACACGAGCCAGAGCGTCTCCGCGGCGTCCGGGGTGTCGAAGTACGGCTCCTGGGCCACGAGCTGCCGCGACTGCCACGCCCCGCACCAGACCCGGAACGCCCAGCTGCTGTCGGAGTCGGTGGTGCCGCCGGCGTACAGCACCTACCAGACCTCCCGGCCGGTCCGCTTCTGGGACCGCGCCACCGGCGACTCCGGGAGCGCGAACGCCATGTCGTTCGTCTCCAGCGCGCCGCCGGCGGGCGGGGCGCTCGGCCCGTGCCAGGCCTGCCACACCCGCACCGGCGGGGCCGTCGCCCGCTGGCGGAACAGCGGGAACGCGGACGCCCACTTCACCGGGGCGAGCACGCAGCCCTGCACGAGCTGCCACTCGCACGCGACCGGCTTCGGCGGGCTGGAGAGCCGGGGCGGCCAGGGGTGCGCCACCTGCCACACCTCGAAGTTCTGGAACATGCAGGCTCAGGGCGCGCCGGATCCCGCGACGCCGCACCTGACCCGGCACACCCTCGGCTCGATCGCGGGCACCAACGACAGCCCGGCCAACCCGAGCCTCGCCTGGACCAGCCCGCTCTCGGCCAACCCGCCGGCGAGCCGGAGCTGCGTGGGGATGTGTCACGGGGATCACGTGCACAACGACCCCGGCGCCTGGCCCGCCAGCTCGCACGCCGGGAACCTCTACGCGGACGGCACCACGCAGGCCTCGCGCGCCCTCACCCGCGACGGCTCGCTCGGCTCGACGACCTACGGCTTCGCGACCAGCGGGGCGGTGACCTCCACCGACTTCACCAGCGGCCAGTACGGGAAGGGCTGCCTCGCCTGCCACTCGAGCCCGGTGGACGGCGGGCACCCGGCGGTGAGCGGCGCGGCCTACGACGCCTCGGCGCACAACGTCACGGTCACCCCCGCCGGGCTCCCGTGGGAGTACGCGCTGCACGACGGGGCCCGGTTCACGCGCAACTGCACCAAGTGCCACGCCGGCACCCAGGCCGAGGGCCAGGTGACGAGCTACCGGGGCGCGGTGCAGGGGGTGCACTACTCCGACAACCCCTCGCTCCTCGCCGGCGCGGTCCGCCCGGCCGGGAACGCGGCCAGCAACGTCTGCTACAACTGCCACGGCAACGGCGTCGTCGGCGTGAACAACAGCAACCGGGACATCGCCTCGGAGCTCGCCAAGACCGGCTCCTCGCACCCGGTCAACGCCGATGCGGTGCACGACACGGCCGCCGAGGCGGCGCTCACCTGGGGGAACGCGCTGGGGTGGAACAGCGCCGCCTCGCGCCACGCCGGCTGCCTCGACTGCCACGACCCTCACGCGGCGAAGCAGACCCTGTCCGACACGCGGACCCTCGCCAGCCCGACGAACGGGAACGTCGCCGGCCCGGCCCTGGCCGGCGCCACCGGCGCCAGGCTGACGTACACGCAGTCCTGGACCGCGCCCACCGCCGCCAGCTTCGTCGCCGTGAGCAGCCTCACCCCGGGGGTGGACCTGGAGGCGACGCTCTGCTTCAAGTGCCACTCGTCCTTCTACTGGGGCAACGACCCCTCGAAGATCCCGGTCTCCCCCTCGGGCGGCTTCCCGGAGACCGACGTGGCCAAGGAGTTCAGCCCGGCCAACGCCTCCTTCCACCCGGTGCTGGCCAAGGCGCCCGATCCCACCAACAACATCCTCAAGCCCTGGACGACCACCAGCCTCATGCGCTGCACCGACTGCCACAACTCGGAGACCTCGACCGATCCGGACGGGCCGCACGGCTCGGGCGCCCGGTTCCTGCTCAAGGGACCGAACACCGACTGGAACTCGAACATCCTGATGGACGACGCGAGGAGCAACACCG
- a CDS encoding cytochrome c biogenesis protein encodes MESFLFGVALALDAASALLQAAGLLPGRSGARRAGRVLMASALLPHGAAIALRWAEVGHGPWNTRYEVLSGRAFVLVALWLAASAVAPGLRALGALVAAAASLLLAWAATAFQLRVEAPIIFKSGWFPFHVLFTKLFAASVVLAATCAAAYLWKARRPAALPALPDPERLDLYAHRFLLLSFFSLGAMVMAGALWANDSWGRYWAWDPIETASLSTWLAFGAILHFRVLHRWTGRAMAWLTLLAFALALALFYAVALMLPSVHNASMLSG; translated from the coding sequence GTGGAGAGCTTCCTGTTCGGAGTGGCCCTCGCCCTCGACGCGGCCTCGGCGCTGCTCCAGGCCGCGGGCCTCCTGCCGGGGAGGAGCGGCGCGAGGCGCGCCGGGCGGGTCCTGATGGCCTCCGCGCTGCTGCCCCACGGCGCCGCCATCGCCCTGCGCTGGGCCGAGGTGGGCCACGGTCCCTGGAACACGCGCTACGAGGTGCTCTCGGGCCGCGCCTTCGTGCTGGTGGCGCTCTGGCTGGCGGCGTCGGCCGTCGCGCCGGGGCTTCGCGCGCTCGGCGCGCTGGTGGCCGCCGCGGCCTCCCTGCTCCTCGCCTGGGCCGCCACCGCCTTCCAGCTCCGGGTGGAGGCGCCCATCATCTTCAAGTCGGGCTGGTTCCCCTTCCACGTCCTCTTCACGAAGCTCTTCGCCGCCTCGGTGGTGCTGGCCGCGACCTGCGCGGCGGCCTACCTGTGGAAGGCGCGGCGCCCGGCGGCGCTCCCGGCGCTGCCCGACCCGGAGCGGCTCGACCTCTACGCCCACCGCTTCCTGCTGCTGTCGTTCTTCAGCCTCGGCGCGATGGTGATGGCGGGGGCCCTCTGGGCCAACGACTCCTGGGGCCGCTACTGGGCCTGGGATCCGATCGAGACCGCCTCGCTCTCCACCTGGCTCGCCTTCGGGGCCATCCTGCACTTCCGGGTCCTCCACCGCTGGACCGGGAGGGCCATGGCCTGGCTCACGCTGCTCGCGTTCGCCCTCGCGCTCGCGCTGTTCTACGCGGTGGCCCTGATGCTGCCCTCCGTTCACAACGCGTCCATGCTGAGCGGATGA
- a CDS encoding cytochrome c biogenesis protein ResB: MSVAGALRSPPFARATIVFLAIYTGLGAWLPWSHPGGPAAPGWARAAGLDAPFSSPLFLAGCAALFASTLACTWRMAGRIRKLRRGEEMPGAVALAPRPGVSLEAFLAARGFRGSSPLRTRLPAALWGGFVLHVGILSLMAGVLVQRACFDGGQFEVTAGGALRLDAPGALRGRQRGVLAPPAPPPIDVALELFDPSLHEVGYAPDRRSRVTARLPGTPDVTGVLDRARGLEVGGYRLYQATPTGLALGLAMPGGELRSVHLSGSGREQGATFVAPGGVEVRFAATSERPPGDPAGTGAVQLRVTSAAESRELRPGDSFRVGEGRARLAELTWWAGFTYARSPGTPAVLAGFALLFLGSALLVLPAGVARLGADGEPSLVFVAQGGADALRSDWDRWPDRPARG, translated from the coding sequence GTGAGCGTGGCCGGCGCGCTGCGGTCGCCGCCCTTCGCGAGGGCGACGATCGTCTTCCTCGCCATCTACACCGGCCTCGGCGCGTGGTTGCCCTGGAGCCACCCTGGCGGCCCCGCGGCGCCGGGTTGGGCCCGCGCCGCTGGCCTCGACGCGCCGTTCTCCTCCCCGCTCTTCCTCGCCGGCTGCGCCGCGCTCTTCGCGAGCACCCTCGCCTGCACGTGGCGCATGGCCGGCCGGATCCGGAAGCTCCGGCGGGGGGAGGAGATGCCGGGCGCCGTCGCGCTCGCGCCGCGACCCGGGGTGAGCCTGGAGGCGTTCCTCGCCGCTCGGGGCTTCCGAGGGAGCAGCCCGCTCCGGACCCGTCTCCCCGCCGCCCTCTGGGGAGGCTTCGTGCTGCACGTCGGGATCCTCTCGCTGATGGCGGGGGTGCTGGTGCAGCGCGCCTGCTTCGACGGTGGCCAGTTCGAGGTGACCGCGGGCGGCGCGCTGCGCCTGGACGCGCCCGGAGCCTTGCGCGGCCGGCAGCGGGGCGTGCTCGCCCCGCCGGCGCCGCCGCCGATCGACGTCGCCCTGGAGCTCTTCGACCCCTCGCTGCACGAGGTCGGGTACGCGCCCGACCGGCGGAGCCGGGTCACCGCCCGGCTGCCGGGGACGCCCGACGTCACCGGGGTCCTCGATCGCGCCCGAGGGCTGGAGGTGGGCGGGTACCGCCTCTACCAGGCCACGCCCACCGGGCTCGCGCTCGGCCTGGCGATGCCCGGGGGAGAGCTGCGCTCGGTCCACCTCTCGGGCAGCGGGCGCGAGCAGGGGGCCACCTTCGTGGCGCCCGGCGGCGTCGAGGTGCGCTTCGCCGCGACCTCGGAGCGTCCTCCGGGCGACCCCGCGGGCACCGGCGCCGTCCAGCTGCGCGTCACCAGCGCCGCCGAATCGCGGGAGCTGCGCCCGGGCGACTCGTTCCGCGTGGGCGAGGGGAGGGCGCGGCTCGCGGAGCTGACGTGGTGGGCGGGGTTCACCTACGCCCGCTCGCCTGGCACGCCGGCGGTCCTGGCCGGCTTCGCGCTGCTCTTCCTGGGGAGCGCGCTGCTGGTCCTGCCCGCGGGCGTGGCGCGGCTGGGCGCGGACGGCGAGCCGAGCCTGGTCTTCGTCGCCCAGGGCGGCGCGGACGCGCTCCGCTCGGACTGGGACCGCTGGCCGGATCGCCCGGCGAGAGGCTGA
- a CDS encoding cytochrome c3 family protein produces MSRHVVVACLAALLAARAARAMDPPHDGEPVAGLATAVQCTSCHVMHNALGSSLTSDEFQANLCNGCHATVKTGSFGFPWTSNSQAVPGAGGDHHRWDAPATSLDHGAVPPDPVAYPEMAKRVDANGGRISCSVCHDQHDGVVTSSSGPDGQAGAGTPHLSAVTLAGAGAGVVTPSLVAAGGAPPQRSYSIRIAAGGAAGTATFQVSYDRGLSYLPASAPFPATAATARALPGDPNVQVTFSGPFSAGAVYSFYLSYPMLRYPGQIAGNGSQLCLACHPARFQSATRARGEDPSYLPDGARYFSHPVGEQFGNNVYRSDDRGAGCSGSAACQGAILDPGGASQGPGTPASQLIALDANGNVHCMSCHRPHNSESSSLSVSAR; encoded by the coding sequence ATGAGCCGCCACGTCGTCGTCGCCTGTCTGGCCGCGCTGCTGGCCGCCCGCGCTGCCCGGGCCATGGATCCGCCGCACGACGGGGAGCCGGTCGCGGGGCTCGCCACCGCGGTGCAGTGCACGAGCTGCCACGTGATGCACAACGCGCTCGGGAGCTCCCTGACGTCGGACGAGTTCCAGGCGAACCTCTGCAACGGCTGTCACGCCACCGTGAAGACCGGCAGCTTCGGGTTCCCCTGGACCAGCAACTCGCAGGCGGTCCCGGGGGCGGGTGGTGACCACCACCGATGGGACGCCCCTGCGACGAGCCTCGATCACGGCGCGGTCCCTCCGGATCCGGTCGCCTATCCGGAGATGGCGAAGCGCGTCGATGCGAACGGGGGCAGGATCTCCTGCTCGGTCTGCCACGATCAGCACGACGGCGTCGTGACGAGCAGCTCGGGCCCCGACGGACAGGCGGGGGCCGGCACGCCGCACCTCTCCGCCGTGACGCTCGCCGGGGCCGGCGCGGGCGTGGTGACCCCCTCGCTCGTCGCCGCTGGCGGCGCGCCGCCCCAGCGGTCGTATTCCATCCGGATCGCGGCGGGGGGCGCGGCCGGGACCGCCACCTTCCAGGTTTCCTACGACAGGGGCCTCAGCTACCTGCCCGCCAGCGCGCCGTTCCCGGCGACGGCGGCGACGGCCCGGGCGCTGCCCGGAGATCCCAACGTCCAGGTGACGTTCAGCGGGCCCTTCAGCGCCGGGGCCGTCTACTCCTTCTACCTGTCGTACCCGATGCTCCGGTATCCCGGCCAGATCGCCGGGAACGGCAGCCAGCTCTGCCTGGCTTGCCACCCGGCCCGCTTCCAGAGCGCGACGCGGGCCCGCGGCGAGGACCCGTCGTACCTGCCGGATGGAGCCCGCTACTTCAGCCACCCGGTCGGCGAGCAGTTCGGCAACAACGTCTACCGGAGCGACGACCGCGGGGCGGGCTGCTCCGGGTCCGCCGCCTGCCAGGGAGCCATCCTCGATCCGGGCGGGGCCTCGCAGGGACCCGGAACGCCCGCGAGCCAGCTCATCGCCCTCGACGCCAACGGCAACGTCCACTGCATGAGCTGCCACCGTCCGCACAACTCGGAGTCCAGCTCGCTCTCGGTGAGCGCCCGGTGA